The genomic segment TTGGAAAAAACCACCCCGCCCACGGGTGGGGCGGGGTGGTTGCTGCGGCTTAAGCGGCCACTAGTCCTGCGGCATCATGGAGCCGTGAGTCATGAAACGCTGGTGGAAGGACAGCGCAGTCTCCAGATCGTGCGGGGTCTGGAGGGTCTTGTTCTTCTTCGCCGCCTCGAGCGCGCGGGAGTAGTACTCCTCCAGCACCGGACGGTAGTCCGGGTGGGCGATGGCGATGATCTTCTCCACGCGCTGGCGCGGTGCCAGGCCACGGAGGTCGGCGTAGCCGTACTCGGTGATGATGACCTTGACGTCCTGCTCGGTGTGGTCCACGTGAGAGACGAAGGGCACGATGGCGGAGATATCGCCGTTCTTGGCCTGGGAGGGGGTGATGAAGGAGCTGATGAAGCCGTTGCGGGTGAAGTCTGCGGATCCGCCCACACCGTTCATCATCCGGGAGCCGGTGACATTGGTGGAGTTGACGTTGCCGTAGATGTCGGCCTCGATCAGACCATTGGTGGCGATCAAGCCGAGGCGGCGCACGACCTCGGGGTGGTTGGAGATCTGCTGCGGGCGCAGCACGATGGACTTGGCGTAGCGATCAGCCTCGGCATTCATCTTCTCGGCGTACTCGGGAGAGAGCGAGAAGGAGGTAGCGGAGGCCATGGTCATCTTGCCGGCATCGATGAGGTCCACCATGCCGTCCTGGATCACCTCGGTGTAGGCCTTGATGTTCTCGAACTTAGAGTCCAGCAGGCCGGACATCACGGCGTTCGGCACGTTACCCACACCGGACTGCATGATGTACTTGTCGTATGCCAGACGACCCGCGGCCACCTCGGCCTCGAGGAAGTCGAGGAAGTTGCCGGCGATCTGCTTGGAGGTCTCGTCCAGCGGCTTGAAGGGGGCGTTGCGGTCCTCGTTATTGGTCTTAACCACAGCCACCACCTTGTCCACATCGATGTCGATGTAGGTGGTACCGATACGATCGCCCGGCTTGGTGATCGGAATGGGCTGGCGGTTCGGCAGCGGCTCGATGCGGTAGATATCCGCCATGCCTTCGAGGTTCTCGGACTGCCACTCGTTGACCTCGATGATGATCTTGTCGGCGGCGTCCAGGTACTCCACGTTGTTACCCACGGAGGAGGAAGGAACCAGGTGGCCTTCCTCGGTGATGCGGGTAACCTCCACGATGGCCACGTCCATGTTGCCGAAGAAGCCCTGGGACACGTACATGCCCAGCTCGGACAGGTGGTAGTCGGCGTAGTAGGTGGTGCCGTCGTTGATCTTGCCGCGCAGGATCGGATCCGACTGGTACGGGGTACGGAAGCGGAGGGCATCCGCCTCGGCGAGAACACCATCGCACTCGGGAGCGGTGGAGGCGCCGGTGAAGAGGTCAATCATATACTCCTCACCCTTAGCGTGAGCCTCCTTGGCGCGCTCTGCGATAGCGGTGGGGAGCACCTTCGGGTAGCCGGCGCCGGTGAAGCCCGACACACCTACCTTGTCGCCGTGGTTGACAAACTGGGCAGCCTCATCCGCGGTCATAACCTTTCCGCGAAGCTTGGCGTTGGCAATACGATCCGACATGAACTCTTAGTTCTCCTTATTTCTGTGTGCAATCCGGTGCGGGCGTGACAGCCCTGCAAGGCGTGATTGCGCCTACCTTTCCTAGCGCAGCGGCAAGCGTGTGCTAGCAGACATCAGTCGTGCGACCGCGCACGCGTCCGCACACCCGCTGTGAACTAGGTTACGCGTCCCACAATAGACGAACTTTTGGTTCGTGTCTCAGGTTCTTCTTCACTACCCCCACCTTGCGGGAGAGCTGCGAATGGGAGGTGGCGCAGATAAGCATGCACACCGTAGAAAAATTGCGCTGAGCGCTGCGGATAGGCGACACTGGGCGGGTGACTACATCGCTCAATCATCAGCCGCTGCAGATCGGTCCGCTCACCCTCGAATCGCCCGTCGTGCTCGCCCCTATGGCGGGGGTAACCAACGTGGCGTTTCGCACACTCTGCCGTGAGCAGGAGTTGGAAAAGATGGGGAGCGTATCGGGGCTGTACGTGTGTGAAATGATCACCGCCCGTGCCCTCGTGGAGCGCAATGAGAAGACGATGCACATGATCGCCTTCGACGAATCCGAGAATCCTCGCAGTATGCAGCTCTACACCGTAGATCCGCACTACACCTACGAGGCGGCGCGCATGATCGTGGAC from the Corynebacterium ciconiae DSM 44920 genome contains:
- a CDS encoding acetyl-CoA hydrolase/transferase family protein, whose product is MSDRIANAKLRGKVMTADEAAQFVNHGDKVGVSGFTGAGYPKVLPTAIAERAKEAHAKGEEYMIDLFTGASTAPECDGVLAEADALRFRTPYQSDPILRGKINDGTTYYADYHLSELGMYVSQGFFGNMDVAIVEVTRITEEGHLVPSSSVGNNVEYLDAADKIIIEVNEWQSENLEGMADIYRIEPLPNRQPIPITKPGDRIGTTYIDIDVDKVVAVVKTNNEDRNAPFKPLDETSKQIAGNFLDFLEAEVAAGRLAYDKYIMQSGVGNVPNAVMSGLLDSKFENIKAYTEVIQDGMVDLIDAGKMTMASATSFSLSPEYAEKMNAEADRYAKSIVLRPQQISNHPEVVRRLGLIATNGLIEADIYGNVNSTNVTGSRMMNGVGGSADFTRNGFISSFITPSQAKNGDISAIVPFVSHVDHTEQDVKVIITEYGYADLRGLAPRQRVEKIIAIAHPDYRPVLEEYYSRALEAAKKNKTLQTPHDLETALSFHQRFMTHGSMMPQD